CCGCATTTTCGAACGATTTTGTTACACCGTTAGTCAACGGTTCACCCAGTACAAACCGCATGGCATCGGGATTTGGTGTTCGTTCAATTTCTTTAATCTTTGGCATAATATCAGTTGATTACCTTTGTGCTTATTTTCTTTGTTTAGAACGAATATAAATAATTAATAGTATCCAGTAAACATCACTTCCCTTGCCTACTTTTCATGCCGACCGAACAACAAACTATTTCAGAAGTTATCACTATTAGTCAGCAATACACTAGAAGAACTTCTTAGCCTCCTTGACACCTTCTACAAGCCTGTCAATATCATGTTCATTGTTGTAGAAGGAAATGGAAGCTCGTGCCGTACCGGGAACACCGAATCGCTTCATCGTTGGTTGTGCACAGTGATGACCGGTTCGAATCGCAATTCCCTGTTGGTCTAATATGGTACCGATATCGGTCGCATGAATATCATCGAAGACGAATGAAATAACCGAAGCCTTATTTTCAGCGGTACCGATTATTTTAAGTCCTTCGATGTTCAAAAGTTCATCAGTTGCATAGTTAAGTAATTCATGCTCCCTCTTCGCTATTGATTCCATACCGATACCATTCAGGTAGTCAATGGCTGCTCCAAGGCCAATACCGGCAGCTATCGGTGGCGTACCTGCTTCAAACTTGTGAGGCAAAGAGTTAAAGGTGGTTTCCTCAAAAGAAACTTTATCGATCATGTCACCTCCACCGCGATATGGTGGCATCTCTTCCAGGTATTTTTCTTTACCGTAAAGAATGCCAAAACCGGTAGGTCCACACATCTTATGGGATGAAAATGCATAAAAATCAGCATCTAAATCTTGCACATCTACCACACTGTGAGGCACAGCCTGTGCCCCATCTACTAGAACCGGTATATCAAGCTTATGAGCTTCAGCGATCATCTCTTTGACAGGATGCACCGAGCCAAGTGCGTTAGAGACATGTCCAACAGCAACAATTGCCGTGCGTTCATTCAAAAGATCCAGATATTCATCCCAAATCAACTCT
This is a stretch of genomic DNA from Halalkalibaculum roseum. It encodes these proteins:
- a CDS encoding cysteine desulfurase, yielding MPNTVDTISDKKVDFDLIRKDFPVLKRTVNGNLLVYLDNAASSQMPEQVADRIDYYHRHEHANVHRGIHTLSQEGTDFYESTREKTRAFINAKEQREIIYTSGTTDSINLVASSFGKKFIGEGDEILLSEIEHHANIVPWQMIAKEKNAHIRVIPVDDKGELIWDEYLDLLNERTAIVAVGHVSNALGSVHPVKEMIAEAHKLDIPVLVDGAQAVPHSVVDVQDLDADFYAFSSHKMCGPTGFGILYGKEKYLEEMPPYRGGGDMIDKVSFEETTFNSLPHKFEAGTPPIAAGIGLGAAIDYLNGIGMESIAKREHELLNYATDELLNIEGLKIIGTAENKASVISFVFDDIHATDIGTILDQQGIAIRTGHHCAQPTMKRFGVPGTARASISFYNNEHDIDRLVEGVKEAKKFF